The [Flavobacterium] thermophilum genome has a segment encoding these proteins:
- the yfjD gene encoding magnesium/cobalt efflux protein CorC has translation MEEWPLRLFGWFFLFLLANALFASAEAAFSSASKTRLKHYAEEHSNNKRLQAVVGHLDRALLALAMASRLTGIIAVALFIEIAASLLGEQTGLFVAIAVMTVLSVVFGEILPKSMAKEYAEPLAIRYAGLAYGLMKLMAPITALFQALKERMTRRFANGAAVPAVTEEDIKVMVELSEEEGVIDNKEKELIQRSLDFDEILVGEIFTPRADMVAVEVNQPIEEIRDVFLEEKYSRIPVYEGDIDNVIGILSESDFFSELVQKRDVCVRELLRQPLFVVESMKVSDLLPELQKSKVHMAIVVDEFGGTAGLITLEDILEQIVGEIWDEHDEAVKTVRQIDEHSFEFSAELPLDEFCEVMNIDVPESESHTLGGWIFEMFERIPAVGETLQYGPLTLTVRQVDNRRIRKVLVSLSQQPLAEQAGGV, from the coding sequence TTGGAAGAGTGGCCGTTAAGGTTGTTCGGTTGGTTTTTCCTTTTCTTGCTCGCGAACGCATTGTTTGCATCGGCTGAGGCGGCGTTTTCATCCGCCAGCAAAACCCGGTTAAAACACTACGCGGAAGAGCATTCAAACAACAAGCGGCTTCAAGCAGTGGTCGGGCATCTTGACCGTGCATTGTTAGCGCTTGCTATGGCCAGCCGTCTAACAGGCATCATCGCGGTGGCGCTATTTATCGAGATCGCTGCTTCTCTGCTTGGGGAGCAGACCGGTTTATTTGTCGCCATTGCGGTCATGACCGTTTTGTCTGTCGTCTTCGGTGAAATTTTGCCAAAATCGATGGCGAAAGAGTACGCGGAGCCGCTCGCCATCCGGTATGCCGGCCTGGCCTATGGGCTGATGAAGCTCATGGCGCCGATTACGGCATTGTTTCAAGCCCTGAAAGAGCGTATGACCCGGCGATTCGCCAACGGGGCTGCCGTGCCGGCCGTCACGGAGGAAGATATTAAGGTGATGGTCGAGCTGAGCGAAGAAGAAGGGGTTATCGACAACAAGGAAAAAGAGCTGATTCAACGTTCGCTCGATTTTGATGAAATTTTAGTCGGAGAAATTTTTACGCCGCGCGCCGATATGGTGGCGGTCGAGGTCAACCAGCCGATTGAAGAGATTCGCGATGTATTTTTGGAGGAAAAATATTCCCGAATCCCGGTCTATGAAGGGGATATTGACAACGTAATCGGCATTTTGTCGGAAAGCGACTTTTTCAGCGAACTTGTCCAAAAGCGTGACGTGTGCGTCCGCGAGCTGTTGCGCCAGCCGCTGTTTGTCGTCGAATCGATGAAAGTGTCTGATTTGCTGCCGGAGCTGCAAAAAAGCAAAGTGCATATGGCGATCGTTGTTGACGAGTTCGGCGGCACGGCCGGCTTGATTACGCTTGAGGATATTCTTGAGCAAATCGTCGGCGAAATATGGGATGAGCATGATGAAGCGGTAAAAACCGTGCGTCAAATCGATGAACATAGTTTTGAATTCAGCGCTGAACTGCCGCTTGACGAATTTTGCGAAGTGATGAACATCGACGTGCCGGAAAGTGAATCGCATACGTTGGGCGGCTGGATTTTTGAAATGTTTGAGCGCATTCCGGCGGTCGGCGAAACGTTGCAATACGGCCCGCTGACGTTGACCGTCCGCCAAGTCGACAACCGTCGCATCCGCAAAGTGCTTGTTTCCTTGAGCCAGCAACCGCTCGCCGAGCAGGCGGGGGGCGTCTAG
- the ykoC gene encoding Putative HMP/thiamine permease protein YkoC, which translates to MNWDIQRRETWLYEANPSLKLIVLVMLFFAVLFIHNPNVLINLSLALFVLFCFGTGYPAKLLVWLFLPFFLIFVSTASSMMMFGEGTTTWFRWGLIHVTAESFWRGMHLGFRALALGLLGLIFSLTTRPVQLFYSLMQQLKLKPKYAYSFLAAVRLLPIMIEEFQTVRYALRVRGVSNRGGLDKVKRYAIPLLAQSIRRAQRIAVAMEAKQFSNSGQRTFYYEIKFGKCDIWFVVLTVALLVAAYYAGVHYPYISVHDVR; encoded by the coding sequence ATGAACTGGGACATTCAGCGCCGTGAGACATGGCTTTATGAAGCGAACCCGAGTTTGAAGCTCATTGTGCTCGTCATGCTCTTTTTTGCGGTGTTGTTCATTCATAACCCGAACGTGCTCATCAATTTGTCGCTCGCCCTGTTCGTTTTGTTTTGCTTCGGCACCGGGTATCCAGCAAAGCTGCTTGTTTGGCTGTTTTTGCCGTTTTTCCTGATCTTTGTTTCCACTGCTTCATCGATGATGATGTTTGGCGAAGGGACGACAACGTGGTTTCGCTGGGGGCTCATCCACGTAACAGCGGAAAGCTTTTGGCGCGGCATGCATCTCGGATTTCGCGCCTTGGCGCTCGGGCTGTTAGGCTTGATTTTTTCCTTGACGACTCGGCCGGTGCAGCTGTTTTATTCGCTCATGCAGCAATTGAAGCTGAAACCGAAGTATGCGTACAGTTTTTTGGCGGCGGTCCGCCTGCTGCCGATCATGATTGAGGAGTTTCAAACGGTCCGGTATGCGCTGAGAGTGCGCGGCGTGTCAAACCGCGGCGGCCTTGACAAAGTGAAGCGTTATGCCATCCCACTTTTGGCACAAAGCATCCGCCGCGCCCAGCGCATCGCCGTGGCGATGGAGGCGAAACAATTTTCCAACAGCGGCCAGCGTACGTTTTATTATGAAATCAAGTTTGGCAAATGCGATATTTGGTTTGTCGTCTTGACCGTTGCGTTGTTGGTTGCCGCTTATTATGCGGGCGTCCATTACCCGTATATTTCAGTCCATGATGTACGGTAG
- the thiS gene encoding Thiamine biosynthesis protein ThiS → MNLVINGENVAVPDEVKTVSDLLAHFRLDQKLAIVEVNVRIIQKHEYAVTALADGDRVEIVHFVGGG, encoded by the coding sequence ATGAATTTAGTCATTAATGGCGAGAACGTTGCAGTGCCGGACGAAGTGAAAACGGTCAGCGATTTGCTCGCCCATTTTCGACTTGATCAAAAGCTGGCCATTGTCGAAGTCAATGTTCGCATTATTCAAAAGCATGAATACGCAGTGACGGCGTTGGCGGACGGCGACCGCGTCGAAATTGTTCATTTTGTAGGAGGCGGTTGA
- the thiO_2 gene encoding Glycine oxidase produces MGAHYDVVVVGGGVIGAATAFELAKRRHRVAIFEKGTMAGEASSAAAGMLGAQSEFAAPSPLIPLALQSRALMPALAAELRERTGIDIGLVEKGMLKVATNAEEAEELHRHYTFWKEMGEIVHWLAAEEALKLEPRLAGEALAGAMYIPGDGQVSAPDLAAALVSAAVSAGAHLYEHTEVFDIRSDAGGHTVETASGTFAAAAVVIASGAWAARLGAAIGLPLFVFPVKGECIMVRTPTPLVQMTVFAKNGCYIVPKRGNRLLIGATSTPGTYDRRVSIAGVMSLLRRAARLLPDVEQAEWVKAWSGIRPQTKDGLPYIGEHPKRRGIFVAAGHYRNGILLSPLTGRLLADLVERKEPAFDLSPFSLTRHAEEKVGVE; encoded by the coding sequence ATGGGGGCACATTATGATGTCGTCGTTGTCGGCGGCGGGGTGATCGGGGCGGCGACAGCTTTTGAGCTCGCCAAACGGCGGCACCGCGTGGCGATTTTCGAAAAAGGAACAATGGCCGGCGAAGCGTCAAGCGCGGCGGCCGGTATGCTGGGGGCGCAATCGGAGTTCGCCGCGCCGAGTCCGCTCATCCCGCTCGCCCTGCAAAGCCGGGCGCTCATGCCGGCGCTCGCTGCGGAATTGCGGGAGAGAACCGGTATTGACATCGGACTTGTCGAAAAAGGGATGCTCAAAGTTGCGACGAATGCGGAAGAAGCGGAGGAGTTGCACCGCCATTATACATTTTGGAAGGAAATGGGTGAGATAGTTCACTGGCTGGCGGCAGAAGAAGCGCTTAAGCTGGAGCCGCGTCTTGCGGGCGAGGCGCTGGCCGGCGCCATGTACATTCCCGGAGACGGGCAAGTGAGCGCCCCGGATTTGGCTGCCGCTCTTGTTTCAGCCGCCGTCTCCGCCGGTGCGCATTTGTATGAGCATACGGAAGTGTTTGACATTCGTTCGGATGCCGGCGGGCATACCGTGGAAACAGCGAGCGGAACGTTCGCCGCTGCCGCTGTCGTGATCGCCTCGGGCGCCTGGGCGGCGCGTCTGGGGGCCGCGATCGGGCTGCCGCTTTTTGTATTCCCGGTCAAGGGGGAATGCATCATGGTGCGTACGCCAACCCCGCTCGTGCAAATGACGGTGTTTGCGAAAAATGGCTGTTACATCGTGCCGAAGCGCGGCAACCGGCTGCTGATCGGTGCGACGTCCACGCCGGGGACGTACGACCGGCGCGTGTCAATCGCAGGGGTGATGAGCCTGCTTCGCCGTGCCGCCCGTCTGCTTCCAGATGTCGAACAGGCAGAATGGGTGAAGGCATGGAGCGGCATCCGACCGCAAACGAAAGACGGTTTGCCCTATATCGGTGAGCATCCAAAGCGGCGCGGGATATTTGTCGCTGCCGGCCATTACCGGAACGGCATTTTGCTTAGCCCGCTCACCGGCCGGCTGCTTGCCGACCTAGTAGAGCGGAAAGAGCCGGCGTTTGACTTGTCACCGTTTTCATTAACGCGTCACGCGGAAGAAAAGGTGGGGGTTGAATGA
- a CDS encoding Small, acid-soluble spore protein 1 encodes MARNNNNNQLLVAGAQQAIDQMKYEIAQEFGVNLGADTTSRANGSVGGEITKRLVAMAQQQLGGQFGNIQ; translated from the coding sequence ATGGCACGCAACAACAACAATAACCAACTGCTCGTCGCTGGTGCCCAACAAGCGATCGACCAAATGAAGTACGAAATCGCCCAAGAATTTGGTGTGAACCTTGGCGCTGACACGACTTCGCGCGCAAACGGTTCGGTCGGCGGGGAAATTACCAAACGCCTTGTAGCGATGGCTCAACAACAACTCGGCGGCCAATTCGGCAACATTCAATAA
- the tenI gene encoding Regulatory protein tenI, whose amino-acid sequence MGALHFISTGRQTADEFAAICARIHPYADAIHIREKEKTAREVAEFVAALLYAGVPPQKIIVNDRVDVAAVYGVKGVQLAYHSLPVRAVRRSFPDLTVGCSVHSLTEAKQAEEDGAHFCLYGHMFPTASKPGLPPRSIDSLREMAASVCIPVIAIGGIHAGNACRVMEAGAAGVAVLSAVFLAPDPVVEARRLAQIVRGERKNGGTL is encoded by the coding sequence ATGGGGGCTCTTCACTTCATTTCCACCGGGCGGCAAACAGCCGACGAATTCGCGGCCATTTGTGCGCGTATCCATCCGTATGCGGATGCCATTCACATTCGCGAGAAAGAAAAAACGGCGCGCGAAGTGGCCGAGTTTGTCGCCGCGCTGCTTTACGCCGGGGTGCCGCCGCAAAAAATCATCGTCAATGACCGGGTTGATGTCGCCGCTGTCTACGGTGTCAAAGGTGTGCAGCTTGCTTATCACAGCCTGCCGGTGCGCGCCGTCCGCCGTTCGTTTCCGGACTTGACAGTCGGCTGTTCCGTGCACAGCCTGACGGAGGCGAAGCAGGCGGAAGAGGACGGCGCTCACTTTTGCCTGTACGGCCATATGTTTCCGACTGCCAGCAAGCCTGGATTGCCGCCGCGCAGCATCGATTCGTTGCGGGAGATGGCCGCGTCCGTCTGCATCCCGGTTATTGCGATCGGCGGCATTCATGCCGGCAACGCCTGCCGGGTGATGGAGGCCGGTGCCGCGGGAGTGGCGGTGTTATCGGCTGTCTTTTTAGCGCCTGATCCGGTTGTGGAAGCAAGACGTTTGGCGCAAATCGTGAGAGGGGAGAGGAAAAATGGGGGCACATTATGA
- the thiG gene encoding Thiazole synthase, which produces MLKIGPYEFSSRLLLGTGKYPSLEVQKEAVEASGAEILTFAVRRMNIFAPEQPNFLEQLDLSRYKLLPNTAGAKTAEEAVRIARLAKASGLCDMIKVEVIGCDKTLLPDPVETLKAAEMLLEEGFIVLPYTSDDVVLAKRLQELGCHAVMPGASPIGSGQGILNPLNLSFIIEQATVPVIVDAGIGGPADAALAMELGADGVLLNTAVSGAADPVKMAKAMKLAVEAGRLGYEAGRIPKKRYASASSPTEGMSVV; this is translated from the coding sequence ATGCTGAAAATTGGTCCGTATGAATTCTCTTCGCGGTTGTTGCTCGGGACGGGCAAATATCCGAGCCTTGAGGTGCAAAAAGAAGCGGTGGAAGCATCCGGCGCAGAAATTTTGACCTTTGCCGTCCGGCGAATGAACATTTTTGCTCCGGAGCAGCCGAATTTTTTAGAGCAGCTTGATTTAAGCCGATATAAGCTTCTGCCCAATACCGCCGGGGCGAAAACGGCTGAGGAAGCGGTCCGCATCGCCCGACTGGCCAAAGCATCGGGGCTATGTGATATGATTAAGGTAGAGGTGATCGGCTGCGACAAAACGCTTCTTCCCGACCCGGTTGAGACGTTAAAAGCAGCGGAAATGCTGCTGGAAGAAGGGTTTATCGTCTTGCCGTACACGTCTGATGACGTCGTGCTCGCCAAGCGCTTGCAAGAGCTTGGCTGCCATGCCGTCATGCCGGGGGCATCGCCGATCGGGTCCGGGCAAGGCATCCTTAACCCGCTCAATTTGAGCTTTATCATCGAGCAAGCGACCGTGCCGGTGATCGTCGATGCCGGCATCGGCGGGCCGGCCGATGCGGCGCTGGCGATGGAGCTTGGCGCGGATGGGGTGCTGTTGAATACGGCCGTGTCCGGCGCAGCTGATCCCGTAAAAATGGCAAAAGCGATGAAGCTGGCGGTGGAAGCGGGACGGCTCGGTTATGAAGCCGGGCGCATCCCGAAAAAACGATACGCGTCAGCAAGCAGCCCAACGGAAGGAATGAGTGTTGTTTGA
- the moeB gene encoding Molybdopterin-synthase adenylyltransferase has product MNERYSRQQLFAPIGEEGQKKIREKHVVLIGAGALGTGNAEALVRAGIGKLTIIDRDYVEWSNLQRQQLYSEADAKERLPKAIAAKRRLERINSEVKIDAIVGEADAEQLESLAVEQRPDLLIDATDNFDARMIINDVAYKYGIPWIYGACVGSYGLSYAFIPGRTPCLYCLLETVPQGGLTCDTAGIISPAVQMVVSYQVAEALKVLVEDWAALRGKLVSFDLWTNEYAAIRIDAVKRDDCPTCGHRPSYPFLSYEHQTKTAVLCGRDSVQIRPSSRRQYDVNELASFFRRQGLRAEANPYLVSVSLGAKRLVVFADGRALVHGTKDVNEAKTIYYRYLG; this is encoded by the coding sequence TTGAATGAACGGTATTCCCGGCAACAACTATTTGCGCCGATTGGCGAGGAAGGGCAAAAGAAAATACGGGAAAAGCACGTCGTCTTAATCGGCGCCGGAGCGCTCGGCACAGGAAACGCCGAAGCGCTCGTGCGCGCCGGCATTGGCAAACTGACGATCATTGACCGCGATTATGTCGAATGGAGCAACTTGCAGCGCCAGCAGCTTTACAGCGAAGCGGATGCGAAAGAGCGGCTGCCGAAGGCGATCGCGGCCAAGCGGCGGCTCGAGCGAATCAACAGCGAGGTCAAGATCGACGCGATAGTCGGTGAGGCTGACGCCGAACAGTTGGAATCATTGGCTGTCGAACAGCGGCCCGACCTATTGATCGATGCGACGGACAACTTCGATGCGCGCATGATCATCAATGATGTTGCCTACAAATATGGCATTCCGTGGATTTACGGCGCCTGCGTCGGCAGCTATGGATTAAGTTACGCGTTTATTCCCGGACGTACCCCATGTTTATATTGCTTGCTTGAAACGGTGCCGCAAGGGGGATTGACATGCGACACGGCCGGCATTATCAGTCCGGCAGTGCAGATGGTCGTCAGTTACCAAGTGGCTGAGGCGTTGAAAGTTTTAGTCGAGGACTGGGCCGCGCTGCGCGGCAAGCTCGTTTCGTTTGATCTTTGGACGAATGAATACGCAGCGATTCGCATTGACGCGGTCAAAAGAGACGACTGTCCGACGTGCGGACATCGTCCATCTTATCCGTTTCTTTCTTATGAACATCAGACGAAGACCGCTGTGCTGTGCGGGCGCGACTCGGTGCAAATTCGCCCATCTTCCCGGCGCCAGTACGATGTAAACGAATTGGCATCTTTTTTTCGCCGCCAAGGGCTCCGGGCCGAAGCGAATCCGTATCTCGTCTCCGTATCGCTCGGCGCCAAGCGGCTTGTCGTATTCGCCGACGGGCGCGCGCTTGTGCACGGCACAAAGGATGTGAACGAGGCGAAAACGATTTATTACCGTTATTTAGGATGA